In Saccharicrinis fermentans DSM 9555 = JCM 21142, a genomic segment contains:
- a CDS encoding DUF502 domain-containing protein translates to MKKLIRYFLQGILYVVPLAVTIYVIIFAIVWIDGLLMDRAFFQKGILAKYNFPGVGLALILVLLTLIGYIGQRMISSPISVAYDRMMKKAPLVKMIYTSVKDLLSAFVGGEKKFNQPVIVKLDDIGIIHRLGFITNIKLEELGVNDMVGVYLPSSYGMLGELYLVPRKQITPIKANSAEVMKFIVSGGVSKMKK, encoded by the coding sequence ATGAAAAAACTAATACGCTATTTTCTACAAGGCATTCTTTATGTGGTACCCCTGGCAGTTACCATTTACGTCATCATCTTTGCTATTGTATGGATCGATGGTCTACTGATGGATCGGGCATTCTTTCAAAAGGGCATTTTAGCCAAGTACAATTTTCCCGGGGTGGGATTGGCACTTATCTTGGTATTACTAACACTCATCGGGTACATCGGACAACGAATGATCTCCTCCCCCATTTCGGTGGCATATGACCGGATGATGAAAAAAGCCCCTTTGGTTAAAATGATTTACACCTCGGTTAAAGATCTATTGTCTGCCTTTGTGGGTGGCGAAAAAAAATTCAACCAGCCCGTCATTGTGAAGTTAGATGACATAGGTATTATACACCGTTTGGGATTTATCACCAACATAAAACTTGAAGAACTAGGCGTAAACGATATGGTAGGTGTATATCTGCCCAGCTCATACGGCATGCTAGGTGAACTTTATTTGGTACCCAGAAAACAGATAACACCCATCAAGGCCAATTCTGCAGAGGTGATGAAATTTATCGTTTCAGGAGGCGTCTCTAAGATGAAAAAATAA